A genomic window from Sceloporus undulatus isolate JIND9_A2432 ecotype Alabama chromosome 9, SceUnd_v1.1, whole genome shotgun sequence includes:
- the SSR2 gene encoding translocon-associated protein subunit beta: protein MLTFPSVLLAAKGAKMKLLLLALLVVLSCVRAEEGARLLASKSLLNRYAVEGRDLTLQYNIYNVGSSAALEVELSDDSFPPEDFGIVSGMLNVKWDRIAPASNVSHTVVLRPLKAGYFNFTSGTITYLAQEGGQVVVGFTSAPGQGGILAQREFDRRFSPHFLDWAAFGVMTLPSIGIPLLLWYSSKRKYDTPKTKKN from the exons atGCTGACGTTCCCTTCCGTTCTGCTGGCAGCCAAAGGAGCAAAG atGAAGCTCTTGCTCCTTGCGCTGCTGGTGGTCCTCTCCTGCGTCCGTGCCGAGGAAGGCGCCCGGCTCTTGGCATCCAAGTCCCTCCTGAACCGATACGCCGTCGAGGGACGTGACCTCACCTTGCAGTACAACATCTACAACGTTGGCTCCAG CGCCGCCTTAGAAGTGGAGCTGTCGGATGATTCCTTCCCTCCAGAGGACTTTGGCATCGTCTCTGGGATGCTCAACGTTAAATGGGACAGGATCGCACC CGCCAGCAACGTCTCCCACACGGTGGTCCTGAGACCCCTGAAGGCCGGCTACTTCAACTTTACGTCGGGGACCATCACTTACTTGGCCCAGGAGGGAGGCCAGGTGGTG GTCGGCTTCACCAGCGCCCCGGGACAAGGAGGGATCCTGGCCCAGCGCGAATTCGACCGCAGGTTTTCTCCGCACTTT cTGGACTGGGCCGCTTTTGGCGTCATGACCCTCCCTTCCATCGGCATCCCTCTCTTGTTGTGGTACTCCAGCAAAAGGAAGTATGACACCCCAAAGACCAAGAAGAACTGA